From the genome of Methylocystis bryophila, one region includes:
- the purS gene encoding phosphoribosylformylglycinamidine synthase subunit PurS has product MKARVVVTLKPGVLDPQGKAIEGALGSLGVKGVASVRQGKVFDVELAAGDPAEARASLEAACQKLLANTVIENYSIDV; this is encoded by the coding sequence ATGAAAGCCCGCGTCGTCGTCACCTTGAAACCCGGCGTCCTCGATCCCCAGGGAAAGGCTATCGAGGGAGCGCTCGGCTCGCTCGGCGTCAAAGGCGTCGCGAGCGTGCGGCAGGGCAAGGTTTTCGACGTGGAGCTTGCCGCCGGCGACCCGGCCGAGGCGAGAGCGAGCCTGGAGGCGGCCTGCCAGAAGCTCCTCGCCAACACGGTCATCGAAAACTATTCGATCGACGTTTAA
- the purQ gene encoding phosphoribosylformylglycinamidine synthase subunit PurQ, which produces MNCAVVTFPGSNREGDMARALKAATGRAPAMLWHDDHELPAGTDLVVLPGGFSYGDYLRCGAIAGHSAIMHAVRAHAARGGLVLGVCNGFQILCESGLLPGLLMRNANLRFVCKMQHVRVERADTAFTSRYAKGQTIKVAIAHGEGNYEAADEEIDRLEGDGLVAFRYCDESARLGGEANPNGSRNDIAGIYSPGRNVLGLMPHPENLIDPLVGGVDGRGLFESLAAA; this is translated from the coding sequence ATGAACTGCGCTGTCGTCACATTTCCGGGCTCCAATCGCGAGGGCGACATGGCGCGCGCGCTGAAAGCGGCGACGGGCCGCGCGCCCGCCATGCTCTGGCACGACGACCATGAGCTCCCCGCCGGAACCGATCTCGTCGTGCTGCCGGGCGGGTTCAGTTACGGCGACTATCTGCGCTGCGGCGCCATCGCCGGACACAGCGCGATCATGCACGCGGTGCGCGCGCACGCCGCGCGCGGCGGGCTCGTGCTCGGAGTCTGCAACGGTTTTCAAATCCTTTGCGAAAGCGGGCTCCTGCCTGGCCTGCTGATGCGCAACGCCAATCTGCGCTTCGTCTGCAAGATGCAGCATGTGCGCGTCGAACGCGCTGACACGGCCTTCACGAGCCGCTACGCGAAGGGCCAGACGATCAAGGTCGCGATCGCCCATGGCGAGGGCAACTACGAGGCCGCGGATGAGGAGATCGACCGGCTCGAGGGCGACGGGCTGGTGGCCTTCCGCTATTGCGACGAGTCGGCCCGCCTGGGCGGAGAGGCCAATCCCAACGGCTCGCGCAACGATATCGCGGGCATTTATTCGCCAGGGCGCAATGTGCTGGGCCTGATGCCGCACCCGGAAAATCTCATCGATCCGCTGGTCGGCGGCGTCGACGGACGAGGGCTTTTCGAGAGTCTCGCGGCGGCGTAG
- a CDS encoding serine hydrolase domain-containing protein has protein sequence MKQLALLLALLFGSSSAFARETANWAPLERGLEIDRPGAKAAERMDLKAAMKALKVPSLSVALIADGRIAYAHAWGQAKPETLYQAASLSKIVAAVAALKIAELGALDLDRSVNDDQYIWRAPENDLTAGHPVTLRNLLSMTGGVNVPSYSGYEPGAAIPTLPQILNGDPPSNSPAVDVVERPDSVFSYSDGGFEIVQALVETKTRTPFAQAASDLVFRQIGLKDSVFDQPPGEGMKGRVAFGYDSAGKKLPGGWRTMPELAADGLWSTPSDMARLAIEISRAARGERSPLLGPRAAGEMLTAQNRGPYGLGVRISGTGEVFAFEKRGQNPGYQSYLLIFPQTGQGIVAMSNSDNGSTLISALIRRAAEAYGWPAVGELGD, from the coding sequence ATGAAACAGCTCGCTCTCCTCCTCGCGCTCCTGTTCGGCTCTTCCTCGGCGTTTGCGCGCGAAACGGCGAATTGGGCGCCGCTCGAACGCGGATTGGAGATCGACCGGCCGGGCGCCAAGGCCGCCGAGCGGATGGACCTCAAGGCCGCCATGAAGGCGCTGAAGGTCCCGTCCCTGAGCGTCGCGCTGATCGCCGACGGGCGCATCGCTTACGCCCACGCCTGGGGCCAAGCGAAGCCAGAAACGCTCTATCAGGCGGCGTCGCTCTCAAAAATCGTCGCGGCTGTCGCCGCGTTGAAAATCGCGGAGCTCGGCGCGCTGGATCTCGATCGCAGCGTCAACGACGACCAGTATATCTGGCGCGCGCCCGAGAACGATCTAACAGCCGGACATCCGGTCACGCTGCGCAACCTGCTGAGCATGACGGGCGGCGTGAATGTCCCGAGCTATTCGGGCTACGAGCCGGGCGCGGCCATTCCGACGCTGCCCCAGATCTTGAATGGCGACCCGCCGTCGAATTCGCCGGCCGTTGATGTTGTCGAGCGGCCGGACAGCGTCTTCTCTTATTCGGACGGCGGCTTCGAAATCGTGCAGGCGCTTGTCGAGACCAAGACGAGAACGCCCTTCGCCCAGGCGGCCTCCGATCTCGTCTTCCGCCAGATCGGCTTGAAGGACAGCGTCTTTGATCAGCCGCCCGGCGAGGGGATGAAGGGACGCGTCGCTTTTGGCTACGACTCCGCGGGGAAGAAGCTTCCCGGCGGCTGGCGAACCATGCCTGAGCTTGCGGCCGACGGGCTGTGGTCAACGCCGAGCGACATGGCGCGGCTCGCCATCGAGATCAGCCGCGCCGCCCGCGGCGAGCGGTCTCCCTTGCTCGGGCCGCGCGCTGCGGGGGAAATGCTCACGGCGCAGAACCGCGGCCCCTATGGCTTGGGCGTCCGAATTTCCGGAACGGGCGAGGTCTTCGCCTTCGAGAAGCGCGGCCAAAATCCCGGCTATCAGTCCTATCTGCTGATCTTTCCGCAGACGGGGCAAGGGATCGTCGCGATGAGCAATTCCGACAATGGATCGACGCTCATATCGGCGCTGATTCGCCGCGCCGCCGAGGCCTATGGCTGGCCCGCCGTGGGCGAGCTCGGGGATTGA